The nucleotide window TTCTCGATGATTTAAGCGCAGGGAGCTTGGAAAACCTCAAAGGGGGGATTGATCACGAACGTTTTGAATTTATGCATGGAGACCTGAGAAGGAGAGACATTTGTGAAAAAGCAGTTAAAGGAGTGGATGCCGTTTTTCATCTTGCTGCAAATCCTGAAGTGAGGATTGGCACCCAAAGTCCAGAACTTTTATATGAGACTAACGTTCTCATAACCTACAACCTCCTCGAGGCCATGAGAAAAGAAGATGTAAAAGCACTGGCCTTCACTTCCTCATCCACAGTTTATGGGGAGGCAAAGACGATACCAACCCCCGAGGATTATGGGCCCCTGGAACCGATAAGCGTCTATGGCGGGGCAAAGTTGGC belongs to Methanomassiliicoccales archaeon and includes:
- a CDS encoding SDR family NAD(P)-dependent oxidoreductase, which encodes MKVLVTGGAGFIGSHLVDRLMEGGHEVRVLDDLSAGSLENLKGGIDHERFEFMHGDLRRRDICEKAVKGVDAVFHLAANPEVRIGTQSPELLYETNVLITYNLLEAMRKEDVKALAFTSSSTVYGEAKTIPTPEDYGPLEPISVYGGAKLAAEALISGYAHTFDVKAVVFRLANIIGKRSNHGVIYDFINKLKKNPNRLEILGDGTQ